TGAATGATCGGTCACATGTAGAATTCCTCCTCCAAGACCAACTTCGAGTGGACTCGATTCAAGCTAGACTCTCCAAGAACTCAGGCAATGGCATTTTTGAGGAGATGGTGACAAAACTACCAGCCCAGTCTGGTATAGCCATCGGCACAGGCAACTACGTGGTTACTGTCGGCCTTGGCACACCAAAAGAGGATTTTACCCTTGTATTCGACACCGGCAGTGGCATCACTTGGACTCAATGTCAGCCATGCTTACGGTCCTGCTATCGGCAAAAGGAACAAAAGTTCGATCCAACCAAGTCAACCTCATACAATAATGTTTCGTGTTCCTCAGCATCATGCAACTTGCTCCCTACccgtaattttttgttttttcttgacgtgtaaatttcataattgaaaacaatggtctgggataaaaaaaatatttgaggctTACTTCTTTGTCATGTTCATATGTAGGTGCAAGGGGTTGCTCTGCCTCAAACTCGACATGCCTCTACCAAGTTATATATGGTGACCAATCCTACTCCAAAGGATTTTTCGCCACCGAGACACTAACCATTTCATCATCGGACGTTTTCACAAACTTCCTGTTTGGGTGCGGCCAAAGTAATAAGGGTTTGTTCGGCCAGGCAGCCGGTTTGCTAGGACTAAGCTCCTCTTCGGTATCCTTACCATCACAAACTGCGGAGAAATACCAAAAGCAATTCTCTTATTGTTTACCTTCAACACCTAGCTCAACCGGCTACCTAAACTTTGGTGGAAAAGTCTCTCAGACTGCGGGATTCACTCCAATATCCCCAGCTTTCTCAAGTTTTTATGGCATTGACATCGTTGGAATAAGTGTTGGAGGTTCCCAGCTACCAATAAATCCATCAATTTTTACGAGCGGAGCCATCATCGACTCCGGTACGGTCATCACTAGGCTGCCTCCTACAGCATACAAGGCACTCAAGGAAGCATTCGACGAAAAAATGTCGAATTATCCCAAGACAAAAGGGGATGAGCTGCTTGACACATGCTATGATTTTAGTAATTATACAACAGTTTCATTTCCTAAGGTCGGTGTGTCCTTCAAAGGTGGGGTTGAAGTGGATATCCATGCATCGGGGATCCTGTACCCGGTGAACGGTGTGAAGACGATCTGCCTGGCATTTGCAGCAAATAAGGATGATAGTGCATTTGGGATTTTCGGAAACCATCAGCAAAAGACTTACGAGGTTGTTTATGACGGTGCTAAAGGAATGGTTGGTTTTGCAGCTGGTGGTTGTAGCTAAAACGAGAAAATACTGAATATCAAGTTGGCTTGAAATATATAGCACTATTATTGTGGGGTTTTGTTGTAAAATCAAATTCCATGTCTGAGCTCCAGATCCTGGAGCCAAAATTAATAAAGTGCTAGTAAATTTTCCAGTTTATGGATACCGAGGTGAATTTATTGCTTCTGCGAGGATCGCTTGaaacttcatcttttttttatattttttatgttctaaCACTTGGCTTTTAAAATTGTATAAGAACAATTCTAGCTTCTTCGTTTGTTTGGATGAACACGCACCGTTTCGGGTCATTTTTAACATAGTTTACCACTTGCCAGTCCTCTGTCATAATCGTTTTATGTGCGGCAACGACAGAATGtttgcttctcttttttatttatttataaatgttacACTTATACCCTTGTAGTTTATAAAAGATATTTgaattcaaaacttttttttttataaaagatagaACTATATTCAGTAGAGCTAGCCACAGCTTAttcacgataaaaaaaaaataaaaaaataaattagtaatgGCTTAGTGTTATAAACCTGGGATGTACAAAATTACAAATTCCTTTTGAGATATTTatgctttatttttaaaaaaaattttggggATTCTTTTTGGAAATGAATATGCTTGTATTTAATTACTTTGTCATAATTATAAAGAAGCTTTTATAGTGTGTCGTTGTAGCCAAGCCCTCTTATGGTTCATGCCTAAGTTTTGACCATAAATGATTACCTGcgtattttctaataaaataataattataaatttaaaacatggtGTATATTGGGAACGGTATCtgttttaaatattgatttaataatatattatatgatattttttaaaaatattaagactgtgatatattaaattaactcgggttaacctgatAAATTTACGATTCAGGTTATAAGATCgtgataatcctataaaaaaatcaaaataaattatgaagatcaattattaatcaatttaatgttgaattatgaaattaaaaagaaaaatattaaataaaaagggataaaaaaattacatgaatcaACTCGGATTAATTTGACAAACCCGCAACTtggattaacttgtcaaactcgcaACTTAGATTATAAGATTAGAATAACTTCAtagaagacaaataaaaaaattataaagcttaatttttaattatttcattgttgaaggataaaataaaaaaaataattaaaaaaatttgaagttaacCCATACTAATTTGTTAAACTCTTAACctagattataaaattaaaataacttcaaagtaaattttttctaattgatccaatattaaaagttaaattttttaatcttgctCATCTACTTTCCAAAAGGAGAAAATGTTACTCATtacataaatcttttttattcgattatgaaaatttttaggtttttaagtCTGTATTTATATATGAGATTTGTTTAGGtgttttatggtatttttttatatgcactGAATTAAGTTGATTCACATatactcttatatatatatatatatatatatatattatgtgtgttcgtgaaaaagaaaaaggagagtaAAATACAATGGATGAATCTTGGTTGAAACAATCCTAAATTCTACAGACCATCTTGGACGAGAAGGAGATGCTCTTCCTACTTTATCATCGCAATTGCAAATACagattaaaaaattgtttcagtcatatcaattaatttttaaaaatatattttgtttagaaatatattaaaataatattttttatattaatatatataaaaataaatttaaacaaattatttaaaaaaaaacataatttctgagaagaaaaaggaagaagcaaGACACTTAGATTTTTTGGCATATAtggaataaagttttttttattttggcatgtagaattttttttaaggaagaCAATATGTTTACTATTTCAATAAAGTCCTTTAATACATGTCACGGATATAAACTTAAGGATAAATACTTTGTTattgaatttgtgtttttatatttaattataaattgtgtttaattttagaatttcacTAACTTATTAGCTCGTGGTATGTCACgggttataataataataaaagtaaaagtaaaaaaatatataaatattgataatgtattttttaaaaaaattgactttaatcattaaagatagtttgattatttttaagatatatccttaaaataatatatatagatagattattattatcttcTCAAAAAGCGCGGCTCACACTTTTCAAGCAAAGACTAGGGTTTTTAGCACAATTCTCTCCAAACTTGCTTTATAATCGACTGCACACACGGCTCGAGACCCAGAGAGATAAAGGCAAACAAGATTTTGAAGGCAAGCTAGTtcccttcatattttttttcctttttccattTTTGTTCCTTGTGAAATTGATGTTACTATGCCTGATAGTTCCGTTAAACAGAAATTTAAACTTTCTGATTGAATTATTTGATTGGAATTTGTAGGTGCTTTTTTGGTGAGGTATTTGTAAAAATCTAGAAATGCAAGCCACCAGTGGAGCCGCAGTGATGGGTTCTTTGCAACAACCTGTTTTGTCAAAAGGGCCAGCCTTTCCAATGAAAAGGAGTGTTGTCATTGGGTTTCCATATCAAGTTAAGCTTAATTCAGTGAAGCCATGCAGGGCTTCTTCCCTTGAAGGAAGTTTGGTCACTGGCAGACCCCCCTCTTCTGTTTCTGTGCCTATCCCTGAAACTGGAGGTAACCATAAtatcttttgttcttttctaTTGTTCTCCTGCTCGTCTCTTGAAGTCCGAACAAGTGAACATAGACCGTATGTAATTGTTGTGATTCTATTGAAAGGGTTggtttcttaagaaaaaagttgtgCTTTGTTGATATATTTTAGCTGTATTTCAAATGTTATCACAGAGTGTCTAGGTTTTAAGGGCTATCAATTTTCAACTAGAATACGTCAGTTATTTATTTAACTGTTTGGTTTAACTGTTTGGTTGGCTTTATGCAACGAGAATGACAAATAGAATGATATATAATATGATTCTAGATAGAATCTGTTGGTGATGAGTGGTGACACTGACTCTTTGTGAATGGAATTTTTTGTCATAATTGCGTAGCTGACATAAGTAGCTTCAAAGATTATGGACTTGGTGAAGCTGATCCTGAAGtgcttgaaattataaaaaaggaaaaggatagGCAGTTCAAAAGCCTTGAACTTATTGCATCAGAGAATTTCACATCTCGAGCAGTGATGGAAGCAGTTGGTTCGTGCTTAACAAATAAGTATTCTGAAGGACTTCCTGGTAAAAGgtaaatttctttcatttagatgcctttcttttttgtgttgaaaatttGAATGTCTTTTATAGCCTGATGATTGTCTATATATTGCAGATACTATGGTGGAAATGAGTACATTGATGAGCTTGAAACCCTCTGTCAAAAAAGGGCTCTGGCATCATTTAACTTGGATGGAAAGAAGTGGGGTGTTAATGTTCAACCATTGTCCGGATCCCCTGCTAATTTTGAGGTTTATACTGCACTTCTTAAACCACATGACCGAATCATGGTAAATTgtttctgtctctctctctctgattaATGCTTTTGCAGTTTCACAAtgcaaaatctttatatttatatttaatgtgATTAAATTAGGGTTTGGACTTGCCTCACGGGGGACACTTGTCTCATGGGTTCATGACTCCTAAAAGGCGGGTATCTGGGACATCAATTTACTTTGAGTCTATGCCATATCGACTTGATGAATCTACAGGTGATATATCATTGTTATCAGAATAGGAGAAAATGGTTGACTATATTGGTTTGGTGATGTTTATTAATCCTTTTCCCCAACATTTGTTATAGGCCTGGTTGATTATGATATGCTTGAGAAAACAGCTATCCTCTTTCGACCAAAACTCATTATTGCTGGTGCTAGTGCTTATCCTCGAGATTTTGATTATCCTCGCATGAGGAAGGTAGATGTTACATGCTGTTAATCttgttttgcttattttttgtgTCCTTGTTGTTCCGGGCAGAAACCACCTTGTGCCCTTGTATTTTCAACTTTTAGTCATATCAAACTCTTTACTCTATTTTGAGCCATGCCAACCCTTCTACTTCAACTTTTGACACCCTTTAACCCGTTGATGAACTCTGTCACGAAAGTCTTCTAGTTCGACTAATGCTCTCATTTGACTAGTCCTTGACCAATTAGATGTGAACACATGTCTATTCTAAAGGTCATCAAATACCCCCTCTGCCATATAAGTTTGAACAAATTAGCCCTTTTGCAATAAATTAGgcttaactaataaaataaagcaaaaaaatgaaggatttaattattattaggtatttaaattagtttagctaataaaataaagcatgaaaaattattaaacctaaccttataatttttcaataatttttattttttatgctttattttaaataaagcgTAAAATTAAtgacttaaatatttatttacatttttttaggcttaaattttatttttgctgaTGTAACTTGATAAtccataaattaatcaaatcaatcacTTTATGCTTTATTTATTAGTTAAGTCTAATACATAGCAAAAGTGTTAATTTGGCCAAAATTGTGTAGTAGAGGGGTATCTGATGACTTTTAGAATGAATGCTTGTTGATATTTGATTGGTTAAGGATTGATCAACTGATAGCATTAATAAACCAACAGACTTCCATGACAGAGGTGGATGGAAGGATTAAAAAGTTCCAAAAGTTTAAGCAGATGGGTTGTCATGATGGAAAATGGAGTAGAGGGTGTGATATGgctctaaattaaaaatatagggGCACAAGGTGATTTTTGCCCAGATTTCCCCCTGCTTTAGCAGCGAACTAACTACAATCTATGTGCATTGAAAGATTGCAGAT
The Populus nigra chromosome 3, ddPopNigr1.1, whole genome shotgun sequence genome window above contains:
- the LOC133689310 gene encoding aspartyl protease family protein At5g10770-like isoform X2 yields the protein MANLISSIKFTSFIYVFLLFLCPFCSLKKGYAVEANEHIKKYVHTLEVNSLLASDSCDQSMIDKASSLQVLHKYGPCMQGLNDRSHVEFLLQDQLRVDSIQARLSKNSGNGIFEEMVTKLPAQSGIAIGTGNYVVTVGLGTPKEDFTLVFDTGSGITWTQCQPCLRSCYRQKEQKFDPTKSTSYNNVSCSSASCNLLPTRARGCSASNSTCLYQVIYGDQSYSKGFFATETLTISSSDVFTNFLFGCGQSNKGLFGQAAGLLGLSSSSVSLPSQTAEKYQKQFSYCLPSTPSSTGYLNFGGKVSQTAGFTPISPAFSSFYGIDIVGISVGGSQLPINPSIFTSGAIIDSGTVITRLPPTAYKALKEAFDEKMSNYPKTKGDELLDTCYDFSNYTTVSFPKVGVSFKGGVEVDIHASGILYPVNGVKTICLAFAANKDDSAFGIFGNHQQKTYEVVYDGAKGMVGFAAGGCS
- the LOC133689310 gene encoding aspartyl protease family protein At5g10770-like isoform X1; the encoded protein is MANLISSIKFTSFIYVFLLFLCPFCSLKKGYAVEANEHIKKYVHTLEVNSLLASDSCDQSSKVIDKASSLQVLHKYGPCMQGLNDRSHVEFLLQDQLRVDSIQARLSKNSGNGIFEEMVTKLPAQSGIAIGTGNYVVTVGLGTPKEDFTLVFDTGSGITWTQCQPCLRSCYRQKEQKFDPTKSTSYNNVSCSSASCNLLPTRARGCSASNSTCLYQVIYGDQSYSKGFFATETLTISSSDVFTNFLFGCGQSNKGLFGQAAGLLGLSSSSVSLPSQTAEKYQKQFSYCLPSTPSSTGYLNFGGKVSQTAGFTPISPAFSSFYGIDIVGISVGGSQLPINPSIFTSGAIIDSGTVITRLPPTAYKALKEAFDEKMSNYPKTKGDELLDTCYDFSNYTTVSFPKVGVSFKGGVEVDIHASGILYPVNGVKTICLAFAANKDDSAFGIFGNHQQKTYEVVYDGAKGMVGFAAGGCS
- the LOC133689308 gene encoding serine hydroxymethyltransferase 3, chloroplastic gives rise to the protein MQATSGAAVMGSLQQPVLSKGPAFPMKRSVVIGFPYQVKLNSVKPCRASSLEGSLVTGRPPSSVSVPIPETGADISSFKDYGLGEADPEVLEIIKKEKDRQFKSLELIASENFTSRAVMEAVGSCLTNKYSEGLPGKRYYGGNEYIDELETLCQKRALASFNLDGKKWGVNVQPLSGSPANFEVYTALLKPHDRIMGLDLPHGGHLSHGFMTPKRRVSGTSIYFESMPYRLDESTGLVDYDMLEKTAILFRPKLIIAGASAYPRDFDYPRMRKIADVVGAFLMMDMAHISGLVAASVVANPFEYCDVVTTTTHKSLRGPRGGMIFFKKDPVLGVDMESAINNAVFPGLQGGPHNHTIGGLAVCLKHAQSPEFKAYQKQVICNSRALAHRMVELGYKLVSGGSDNHLILVDLRPLGLDGARVEKILDMASITLNKNSVPGDKSALVPGGIRIGSPAMTTRGFTEREFVATADLIHEGVQISLEAKKSVSGSKLQDFLKFVKSPDFPLTDKVSDLQRRVEALTTQFPIPGL